DNA from Longimicrobium sp.:
ATCCGAGAGCTGCTTCGGCGGCGGGATGCGGCGCTACGGCGACGACGTGCTGGCCGGGTATCCCGACCTGTCGCCCGCCTTCGACCCGCCGGTCTACCGCTCCGCCGAACGCGTGGCGCGGGGAGTGAGGCCGTTCGTGCAGCCCGGGTCGTCGTGCATCCTGCGCGTGCCCAGTCACGACGACGGCATCCGGGCCAGCGTGCTGATGATGGCGGGCGCGGCCGAAAGCCGGAAGGCGCAGGAGGGGCTCTACATGCGCCACCTGCTGGAGCTCTGGGAGGGCGGGGCGTTCCGCGACAGCTTCTTCGCGCTGCACCGGCGGCTGTGCGAACGCGTGCGGCACGACAACCCGGGGCAGGAGCCGCAGATCGCGATGCTGGGGACGCCCGACCCCCACTTCCCGCTGGAGGTGGCGTTTCACCTGAACCTGGCGATGCGCGGGTAGGGGCGGGTCCGGACGGAGCCCCGCGCTCCAGCACCCGACGGACGAACCGTCTCCCCTCAGCGCCGTTCAAGCCATTTCGAGAGAAGAGACGCATGGAAAACGCGATCAAGGTGCTGTTCCTGGCGTCGGACCCGTTCCGCGACCGGGCGCCGCTGCGGCTCGACGAGGAGGTGCGGGCCATCGACCACGCGCTCCGCAAGGGCCGCGCGCACGAGGGGGTGAAGCTCATCCCCCACTTCGCCACGCGCACGCGCGACCTGCAGGACGCGCTGCTGCGGCACGACCCGCAGATCGTGCACTTCGCCGGGCACGGAGGCGATGGCGGCGTCCTCTACCTGGGCGACGAGCACGGGCGGCCGCGCCAGGTGACGAAGGAGGCCCTGGGCAAGCTGTTCGGCATCCTGCAGGAGTGGATCAAGGTCGTGGTGCTGAACGGGTGCGACACCGTCCCCACGGTCGAGGTGCTGGGCGAGGTGGTGGACTACGCCATCGG
Protein-coding regions in this window:
- a CDS encoding caspase family protein, coding for MARGTSIHIGVNHPASTSECRLSLSEANAWKMAELAYQAGYGAIHVLRGADATRDAVRELLTAAAEALEPRQTLFVSFSGHGSHVPDADGDEWDGRDETWCLHDADLVDDELAEIWRRAAAGTRVLVVSESCFGGGMRRYGDDVLAGYPDLSPAFDPPVYRSAERVARGVRPFVQPGSSCILRVPSHDDGIRASVLMMAGAAESRKAQEGLYMRHLLELWEGGAFRDSFFALHRRLCERVRHDNPGQEPQIAMLGTPDPHFPLEVAFHLNLAMRG